GGAAGAGCTTTGGATCGATTCCAGCGCGCTCTCTTCCTGGATTCGCATCCTGCGGGGATTCGAAGGCTATTTTGATCTGCCGGAATCCCAATTGCGCCGGGCTCTGATCAGTGCCATGGTATTGGGGCTCCAGCAGGAGATTCGCAGACCCCCCATTGATGTGGCGGGTGAAACTCCTGCAGAATACGCCCAGCGGCGCGGTGGATTGCCGGTACGTCGGCACAGCCCGCTTTTGAGCTATAACGTCAACTCCCTTTCAGCGGAAAATGTCATCCGCAACAAGGACGGTAAACTGATCGTGGTGGATAGGGACGGCATTGCCATCAAAGACCGCAACAACAAGGTCATTCCAGCAGTACCCGCTTGCGAGTTGCGCAGGCTGGCGCTCTGGGCCATCAAATCCAAGGAGATGTTGGAGGTGGTGGAACGGGACTACATGCGACCGGTATTTTCCTCCGAGCGCTATAAATCCCGTCGCTGCCCCGATGCCACCGCCAATGGTCGAAACCTGATGCGGATTTCCGGCTCCATCGAACGGGTTCCCCTGGGTCCCACCCGGGAATACAAATTCGGTCATACCGTGGGCGGTCGACGCGGTTACTGGATTCCTCAAGACTTGCTGCCATGAGTTGGGGCGTCCAGGTCAGCGCAGCCACCGTAGGGTGGGGAAAATCCTTCACCCTGTCGGTGGGCGGTCTGCGCCTGGACGCCTCCTCCATTTCCGGTCGTCTGCCGGTGTTGGGTCGCAGCGGCAGCGGCAAGAGTACCCTGCTTTATCTTCTGACCTTTCTCAAACGTCCCCAGGAAGGGTGGGTCCGCTGGACCTTCCCGGACGGCAACAAGGCGGTTTGGGGCCGCAAAGGTCTGGATCGCTCCGAATCAACTCTCTCCCTCACCAAAATTCGCCGTCACTATTTCGGCTTTGCCTACCAAAACTCCACCCTCACTCCTTATCTCAAGGTGCGCGAAAATCTCCTCTATCCCCTGGCGCTTCAGGGGGGGATGAACCGCACCGACATGTTGCGCAAGGTCCACTCCACCATGGACAGGGTGCTTCTGCGGGATAAGGATGGTCGCCGCATTGAGGAGACCAGCCCCGAGGAGTTTTTGGAACGCTATCCCAATGAGCTTTCCGGGGGGCAGTTTCAGCGGGTGGCTTTGGCCCAGGCGATGATCCACGATCCGGTGGTGCTGTTTGCCGACGAGCCTACCGGCAACCTCGACAGCGAAACCCGCAAAGAGGTGATGGGGCTGGTGGATCGCTGGCTGCAACTGGGGGATCGCATGGTGATCTGGGTGACCCATCACGACTCCGACGCCACCGATACCCGGGTGAGCCACCGCCTCCTGGTCCGAAATCACCACTGCCACCTGCAATCCAAGGCTGGCAAAACCACTTCCACGGGGTGAATGAGGTATGTCCAGTCACTCCGAACCAAAAAAATTAAAGGGTGGAATGGGGGGGTGGGTGCCGGTCTGGTTTTCCATGGGCAACCTGGCTTTCTGGCGCTCCTTCGGCTGCGGTCGTTTTGGGTGTGCGGGGGGTGGACGGGATTTTGCCTGGCTGACACTGCTGCTCTCTCTGGTGATCGCCATGATGCTCCTGATGGCGGGGAGCCGGGCGGGACTTCTGGATCGCTTTACCGATGCGCTGTTGGGAACCCTCAGGCCTTATGGCGTACCTATCTGGGTGACTCCCCACTGGGAAAATCACGAGGGCATCCAGAAAAACCTGTTGGATCGCTTGGATAAACTGTCCGCACCAGACACCGGCCCCATCCCGGGTCTGTCGGTTCACTCCTATCGCCGTCTGGAGCGGGGTCGCCCGGGGATTCGTCTGCCGGGTGTGGCGAGCTGGAAGCGGGACGCACCCTTCATCGGTTGGGCGGTCTATCCCAACAACCCTTTGTGGCAGTTGCAGACCCCGGAGGGGTGGCATCCGGGGGTGGAAGGGGCGACCGATGAGTGGCTGGGCTTGCCCCTGACCATCGTTCTTTCCGAGACCCTCTTTGTGGAGCGCTTCAACTACGACGCGTATCGGGAATCGGTGAGCGAAGGGCTGCGCAAACGCAAGCGTCCGCCGCCTCCCATGCGGCCTCCGGGTAAAAAACTGACTGAATTTTTGGATACCCTGTGGCTGAGTGTCACGGTCTCCAACGATGATCAGCTGCTCCCCTTCAAGGTGCGTTGGGTCCACCATATCCCCGCCATGGAGAAGGTCAGCTATCTGTTTCCCTTGAGCACCTACCACGCTCTGCTGGCAGCCTACCATTTTCCGGACCTGAAATATGACCCTGCCACCCTGGGGCGGGGGGATTTTGCAGCACACCAGGTGCTGATGGATCCCAACTATCCCCGGGCGGGGATTACCGCTTTCGCCAAGTGTGCCCAGGAAGAGGTCGCCGCAACTGGGCTGACGGGTCTGCCCACCATCAATACCAAGCGCTGCCCACCCCCCATTTTGCCCCGTGCCTCCAGTCAGGCGGGTGGCTCCGGGAGCGGTGGTTCGACTGGTTGGGATACCCTCAACCACGATACCCAGAGCCAGCTGTGGATTCCCTGTCACCGGCTCCCCCGCAACGACACCCTCCGGGGCACTCTCTGTCCCCGGTATGGTCGAAGAGGTGCACCCAGCGATCCGGTTTTCGTACCCTGGGATGTCACCAGCTATGGCACCTCTTTTTCAGCGGTGCATGTCTATGTGCCCGACCCCACCCGGATCAACCAGGGGATTGAGGAATTTTTGGCGATTCGCACCCGGGATGGTCGCCCGGCGTTGAACATCCACGCCATGTATATGGACGCGTTGACCCGTTTTAATCTGCTTTCCGATATGCTGGCGACGCTGGTTCCGGCCTATGCGATCACCTTTGGGGTCTTTTTGGCCGCGTTGCTTTTGGCCCAGGTGGGGGCGTTGGTGGAGCATCGCAGACGTCATTTTGGGATTCTACTCAGCCGTGGCTTTACCAGTCTGGGGATTTATACCAAGCTCATCTGGCAGATGGCACTCTCCACCCTGGTGGGGGGGGCCCTCGCTGTTTTTGGTATGGTGCCTCTCTTGCGCTACCAGTTGGAGGATGGTTTTAGAGGCATTATCGAAAAATATCGGGATATTCTCCCTCCCGGGCAAACCTTCGAAGTGTTGCCCCTCTCCCCCGAAGCGATTGCCATCACCATCGGTACGGTGTTTGGAGCGGTGGTGTTCGTGACCATTTTCCGTCTTTTCAGTATGCCTCTACGGGGCAGTACCGCGCCTTCTGATCTTCTCCACGGTAAACGTGCAGCCCCCAAGCGGGATGCCCTCAGCCGAGATGTTTAAGGGGCGGGATCTCTCTTTCAGGTATGATCTTCCTCACTTGCCCGGCCCTGCTTGATCGTGTTGGTCGGATCCTCCCGAAATAAAAGATAAAGTTGTGGTAAATCCCCGGAAACCTTGAGCCTCGTTGGGTTCAGGACTACCATTGCCCAGGGGTGGAATCTGGGGTGCCTGGGCACCGGATGAATCGGAAATCTTAAGACAAAAGGATAGGTCATGGCGGGACATAGCAAGTGGGCCAATATTAAATTTCGCAAAGGGGCCCAGGACGCCAAGCGGGGCAAGGTGTTTACCAAGCTCATCCGGGAGATTACCACGGCCGCCCGCATCGGTGGTGGAGATGCCAGTTCCAACCCCAGGCTGCGTGCCGCCCTCATCGCTGCCCGGGATAAAAATATGCCCAAGGACACCATGGAAAAGGCGGTGAAGCGGGGTACTGGTGAACTGGAAGGGGTCAACTATGAGGAGATCCGCTACGAAGGGTATGGCCCGGGAGGGGTGGCGGTCATTGTCGAGACCCTGACTGATAACACCAATCGCACGGTGGGGGAGGTGCGGCATCTTTTCAGCAAATATGGCGGCAATCTGGGCACCACGGGATGTGTGGGCTTTCTGTTCGACAAGGTGGGGCGAATCGTCTACCAGGGGATCGATGAAGATATCTTGATGGAAGCGGCGCTGGATGCTGGGGCTGAGGATATCGAAAGCGATGGTGAGGATCAGGAGGTGTTGAGCCCACCGGAAGCGTTCGAAGCCCTGCGGGAGAGTCTGGTGAAGGCATTCGGCAATCCGGTGAGTGCCGAGATTACCATGCGCCCGCAAAACACCGTGGCTCTCAATGAAAAACAGGCGACTTCCATGCTCAAGTTGATGGAGCTTCTGGAAGATAACGACGACGTCCAGCAGGTTCACGCCAACTTCGATATTTCTGAAGATATTCTCGAAAAGCTGGCCATGGCGTGATGGGGAGTTCAGGGTGCGTATTCTAGGAATAGACCCAGGCTCGGCGGTGACCGGCTGGGGGGTGATCGAAAATGATGGCCGCAA
The sequence above is a segment of the Magnetococcales bacterium genome. Coding sequences within it:
- a CDS encoding ABC transporter permease — its product is MSSHSEPKKLKGGMGGWVPVWFSMGNLAFWRSFGCGRFGCAGGGRDFAWLTLLLSLVIAMMLLMAGSRAGLLDRFTDALLGTLRPYGVPIWVTPHWENHEGIQKNLLDRLDKLSAPDTGPIPGLSVHSYRRLERGRPGIRLPGVASWKRDAPFIGWAVYPNNPLWQLQTPEGWHPGVEGATDEWLGLPLTIVLSETLFVERFNYDAYRESVSEGLRKRKRPPPPMRPPGKKLTEFLDTLWLSVTVSNDDQLLPFKVRWVHHIPAMEKVSYLFPLSTYHALLAAYHFPDLKYDPATLGRGDFAAHQVLMDPNYPRAGITAFAKCAQEEVAATGLTGLPTINTKRCPPPILPRASSQAGGSGSGGSTGWDTLNHDTQSQLWIPCHRLPRNDTLRGTLCPRYGRRGAPSDPVFVPWDVTSYGTSFSAVHVYVPDPTRINQGIEEFLAIRTRDGRPALNIHAMYMDALTRFNLLSDMLATLVPAYAITFGVFLAALLLAQVGALVEHRRRHFGILLSRGFTSLGIYTKLIWQMALSTLVGGALAVFGMVPLLRYQLEDGFRGIIEKYRDILPPGQTFEVLPLSPEAIAITIGTVFGAVVFVTIFRLFSMPLRGSTAPSDLLHGKRAAPKRDALSRDV
- a CDS encoding ATP-binding cassette domain-containing protein, which codes for MSWGVQVSAATVGWGKSFTLSVGGLRLDASSISGRLPVLGRSGSGKSTLLYLLTFLKRPQEGWVRWTFPDGNKAVWGRKGLDRSESTLSLTKIRRHYFGFAYQNSTLTPYLKVRENLLYPLALQGGMNRTDMLRKVHSTMDRVLLRDKDGRRIEETSPEEFLERYPNELSGGQFQRVALAQAMIHDPVVLFADEPTGNLDSETRKEVMGLVDRWLQLGDRMVIWVTHHDSDATDTRVSHRLLVRNHHCHLQSKAGKTTSTG
- a CDS encoding YebC/PmpR family DNA-binding transcriptional regulator encodes the protein MAGHSKWANIKFRKGAQDAKRGKVFTKLIREITTAARIGGGDASSNPRLRAALIAARDKNMPKDTMEKAVKRGTGELEGVNYEEIRYEGYGPGGVAVIVETLTDNTNRTVGEVRHLFSKYGGNLGTTGCVGFLFDKVGRIVYQGIDEDILMEAALDAGAEDIESDGEDQEVLSPPEAFEALRESLVKAFGNPVSAEITMRPQNTVALNEKQATSMLKLMELLEDNDDVQQVHANFDISEDILEKLAMA